In one window of Paraburkholderia phymatum STM815 DNA:
- a CDS encoding DUF2239 family protein, whose translation MTESITCTAFEGARCIASGELKDVALAVKAATGRDGGASVLIFDDRTGQLVELDLRGSASEVLARLAAQETGDTQPPEPASDAASATRGRGRPKLGVVAREVTLLPRHWEWLNAQSGGASVALRKLVDAARVASEGKDRVRRAQEAAYRFMTTMAGDLAGYEEATRALYANDAARFDSMTAAWPVDVREHARKLARRSLDADPVAIV comes from the coding sequence ATGACTGAATCCATCACCTGCACCGCGTTCGAAGGCGCTCGATGCATCGCGTCAGGCGAGCTGAAGGACGTCGCGCTGGCCGTCAAAGCCGCCACCGGGCGCGACGGCGGCGCGTCCGTTCTGATCTTCGACGATCGGACCGGCCAACTCGTCGAACTGGACTTGCGAGGCTCCGCGAGCGAGGTGCTGGCGAGGCTTGCAGCGCAGGAAACCGGTGACACCCAGCCGCCCGAGCCCGCAAGCGACGCAGCTTCCGCAACGCGCGGTCGCGGCCGTCCGAAGCTAGGCGTAGTCGCGCGCGAGGTCACTTTGTTGCCGAGGCACTGGGAATGGCTGAACGCGCAATCGGGTGGGGCGTCGGTGGCGCTGCGCAAGCTGGTCGACGCCGCGCGTGTCGCAAGCGAAGGCAAGGACCGTGTGCGACGGGCGCAGGAAGCGGCGTATCGCTTCATGACGACGATGGCGGGCGACCTGGCGGGCTACGAAGAAGCGACACGCGCGCTGTATGCGAACGACGCGGCGCGCTTCGATTCGATGACAGCGGCCTGGCCCGTGGACGTGCGCGAGCATGCCCGCAAACTGGCCAGGCGCTCGCTCGATGCGGACCCCGTGGCGATCGTCTGA
- a CDS encoding methyl-accepting chemotaxis protein, with translation MKWFDRMSVWKKLLIAFAAVIGFGVAVGAAGLSALASMHGMTEEISSRHMDGLYWMEEANRYKIDTDLDAANLGYAPDEAARKKLKDDIVASLKNMHDAYGLYRATIAGADGQALYDDVLRKTDAWEAIVHQQIGLQPVPSGVDELVRRAIAASETLRDAIVVLIDYRRKQANAAQHEAGAEYARMRVVLSLLVLASMAVGAAFAWLIARRLTRQLGGEPGYAMQIARRIAAGDLTVRVDTKPGDTASLMHALANMRAQLAAIVGKINESSESILLASGEIEQGNTDLSQRTEEQAASLEETASSMEQLTATVRQNADNAQQAGGVARGASEVALRGSGLVREVVDTMRELASGSKRMTDIIGVIESIAFQTNILALNAAVEAARAGEQGRGFAVVAAEVRALAQRSAVSAKEIKELIESSTSRVDSGAVLAERAGRTMAEVTQAVRRMTDLMGEISAASSEQSTGIEQVNRAVAQMDEVTQQNAALVEQAAAAAGAMAGQARHLKTAVAVFSL, from the coding sequence ATGAAGTGGTTTGACCGCATGTCCGTCTGGAAGAAACTGCTGATCGCGTTTGCCGCCGTGATCGGCTTCGGTGTCGCCGTTGGTGCGGCAGGATTGTCGGCGCTGGCGTCGATGCACGGCATGACGGAGGAGATTTCGAGCCGGCACATGGACGGCCTCTACTGGATGGAAGAGGCGAACCGCTACAAGATCGACACTGACCTCGATGCGGCGAATCTCGGCTACGCGCCGGACGAAGCGGCGCGTAAGAAGCTCAAGGACGACATCGTCGCGTCGCTGAAAAACATGCACGACGCGTACGGCCTCTATCGCGCGACGATCGCCGGCGCCGACGGCCAGGCGCTCTACGACGACGTGCTGCGCAAGACCGACGCGTGGGAGGCGATCGTGCATCAGCAGATCGGTTTGCAGCCGGTTCCCTCAGGCGTCGACGAACTGGTGCGGCGCGCGATCGCCGCGAGCGAGACGCTGCGCGACGCGATCGTCGTACTGATCGATTACCGGCGCAAGCAGGCGAACGCCGCGCAGCACGAAGCGGGCGCCGAATACGCGCGCATGCGGGTCGTGCTGTCGCTGCTGGTGCTGGCGTCGATGGCAGTCGGCGCGGCATTCGCGTGGCTGATCGCGCGGCGTCTGACCCGCCAGCTTGGCGGCGAGCCCGGCTACGCGATGCAGATCGCGAGGCGGATCGCGGCGGGCGATCTCACCGTGCGCGTCGACACGAAACCCGGCGACACCGCGAGTCTGATGCACGCGCTGGCCAACATGCGCGCGCAACTGGCGGCGATCGTCGGCAAGATCAACGAGTCGAGCGAATCGATCCTGCTTGCATCGGGTGAAATCGAACAGGGCAACACGGACCTGTCGCAGCGTACCGAGGAGCAGGCCGCGTCGCTGGAAGAAACGGCGTCGAGCATGGAGCAACTGACGGCGACCGTCCGCCAGAACGCCGACAACGCGCAGCAGGCAGGGGGTGTCGCACGCGGCGCGTCGGAAGTGGCGCTGCGCGGCAGCGGCCTCGTGCGCGAAGTGGTCGACACGATGCGCGAACTCGCGTCCGGCTCGAAGCGGATGACGGACATCATCGGCGTAATCGAGAGCATTGCGTTCCAGACCAACATTCTCGCGCTCAACGCGGCCGTCGAAGCCGCGCGCGCGGGCGAGCAGGGGCGCGGTTTCGCCGTCGTCGCGGCCGAGGTGCGTGCGCTCGCGCAGCGCAGCGCGGTATCGGCGAAGGAGATCAAGGAACTGATCGAAAGCTCGACCTCGCGCGTGGACAGCGGCGCGGTGCTCGCCGAGCGCGCGGGCCGCACGATGGCGGAAGTCACGCAGGCCGTGCGGCGGATGACGGACCTCATGGGTGAGATATCGGCGGCCTCGAGCGAGCAGAGCACGGGCATCGAACAGGTGAACCGGGCCGTCGCGCAGATGGACGAAGTCACCCAACAAAACGCCGCGCTCGTCGAGCAGGCGGCGGCTGCGGCGGGCGCGATGGCCGGTCAGGCGCGTCATCTGAAGACGGCCGTCGCGGTATTTTCGCTTTGA
- a CDS encoding solute carrier family 23 protein, which yields MADSYFPRWRVQPKSVEGRVVNIDERLPWPQMFAMGVQHVVAMFGSTVLAPLLMGFDPNLCIFMSGIGTLLFFVLVGGRVPSYLGSSFAFIGLVIAITGYTGHGPNMNIPVALGGIIACGVAYVVIGLIVSAIGTAWIETLMPPVVTGSIVAVIGLNLAPIAVKGVSGSAFDSYMALVTVLCVGAVAVFAHGMLQRLLILVGLLIAYAIYAVVTNGMGMGKPIDFSIVANAPWFGMPHFMAPVFSGQAMALLAPVAVILVAENLGHIKAVSAMTGQNLDGYIGRAFIGDGLATVLSGFAGGTGVTTYAENIGVMAVTKIYSTLVFVIAALIALVLGFSPKFGAVIQTIPGPVLGGVSIVVFGLIAVTGARIWVVNKVNFSDNRNLIVAAVTLVLGAGDFSLKFGGFALGGIGTATFGAIILYALLRRKGPQEPAV from the coding sequence ATGGCGGATTCCTATTTCCCGCGCTGGCGCGTCCAGCCAAAAAGCGTCGAAGGGCGCGTCGTCAATATCGACGAGCGCCTGCCCTGGCCGCAAATGTTCGCAATGGGCGTCCAGCACGTCGTCGCGATGTTCGGCTCGACGGTGCTCGCGCCCCTGTTGATGGGCTTCGATCCCAATCTGTGCATCTTCATGTCGGGCATTGGCACGCTGCTGTTCTTCGTGCTGGTCGGCGGCCGCGTGCCGAGCTATCTCGGGTCGAGCTTCGCGTTCATCGGGCTCGTGATCGCGATCACCGGTTACACGGGGCACGGACCAAACATGAATATACCCGTCGCGCTCGGCGGGATCATCGCGTGCGGCGTCGCTTACGTCGTCATTGGGCTGATCGTGTCGGCGATCGGCACCGCATGGATCGAAACGCTGATGCCACCCGTCGTGACGGGCTCGATCGTCGCGGTGATCGGCCTGAATCTCGCGCCGATCGCCGTCAAGGGTGTGAGCGGCAGCGCGTTCGATTCGTACATGGCGCTGGTCACAGTGCTGTGCGTCGGCGCTGTCGCCGTGTTCGCGCACGGCATGCTGCAGCGCCTGCTGATACTCGTCGGCCTGCTGATCGCGTACGCGATCTACGCCGTCGTGACGAATGGCATGGGCATGGGCAAGCCGATCGATTTTTCGATCGTTGCGAACGCGCCGTGGTTCGGCATGCCGCATTTCATGGCGCCCGTCTTCAGCGGCCAGGCGATGGCGCTGCTGGCGCCCGTCGCGGTGATTCTCGTCGCGGAGAACCTCGGCCACATCAAGGCGGTGAGCGCGATGACGGGGCAGAACCTCGACGGCTACATCGGTCGCGCGTTCATCGGCGATGGACTGGCGACCGTCCTCTCCGGCTTCGCAGGCGGCACGGGCGTGACGACCTACGCGGAAAACATCGGCGTGATGGCCGTCACGAAGATTTACTCGACGCTGGTGTTCGTGATTGCTGCGCTGATCGCGCTGGTGCTCGGCTTCTCGCCGAAGTTCGGCGCCGTGATCCAGACCATTCCGGGCCCGGTGCTGGGCGGCGTGTCGATCGTCGTGTTCGGGCTGATCGCGGTGACGGGCGCGCGCATCTGGGTCGTCAACAAGGTCAACTTCTCGGACAACCGCAACCTGATCGTCGCGGCCGTGACGCTCGTGCTCGGCGCGGGCGACTTCTCGCTGAAGTTCGGCGGCTTCGCGCTCGGCGGCATCGGCACGGCGACGTTCGGCGCGATCATCCTGTACGCGCTGCTGCGTCGTAAAGGCCCGCAGGAGCCGGCCGTCTGA